A stretch of Halostagnicola kamekurae DNA encodes these proteins:
- a CDS encoding UvrD-helicase domain-containing protein yields the protein MARAGSGKTLLFAHRITYLIECGVDPERIVAITLTNESTAEIQDRLKDRFGIIGVEVRTTHGFANAIAREARTGRVDVVADHRGRERSERRHILSRYDTVPTS from the coding sequence ATTGCTAGGGCTGGATCCGGTAAGACGCTCCTTTTCGCGCACCGGATTACCTATCTTATCGAGTGCGGGGTCGACCCCGAACGAATCGTCGCGATCACGCTCACTAACGAATCGACAGCTGAGATACAGGACCGCCTCAAGGACCGATTCGGTATCATTGGCGTCGAGGTGCGCACGACTCACGGGTTCGCGAACGCGATCGCACGCGAGGCGCGTACGGGTCGCGTCGACGTGGTCGCAGACCATCGAGGCAGAGAGCGATCCGAACGACGTCATATCCTCTCTCGATACGATACGGTGCCGACTTCGTGA